A genome region from Aurantiacibacter sp. MUD61 includes the following:
- a CDS encoding FKBP-type peptidyl-prolyl cis-trans isomerase: MAEVTRVPLQPIAKGSLLKLWLGVLAAVVIAAAIAWAAMPKGVTVDTITAGEGESPSVEDVIFVRYTGRLEDGTVFDQSTDGEWPVPGILPEGAALPLGQMIPGFQEAVLQMQKGGTYEVFIPSELGYGDEAQEGSPIPPGSDLYFNITLVDFMAEEEAQQRYMTMIQMMQQMEAEGAEGGEGGEASTAE; the protein is encoded by the coding sequence ATGGCTGAAGTAACCCGTGTTCCTCTGCAACCCATCGCCAAGGGTTCGCTGCTGAAGCTGTGGCTGGGCGTGCTGGCCGCTGTCGTGATTGCCGCAGCGATTGCCTGGGCCGCCATGCCAAAGGGCGTGACCGTGGATACGATCACTGCGGGCGAAGGCGAAAGCCCCTCGGTCGAGGATGTGATCTTCGTGCGCTACACCGGTCGTCTGGAAGACGGCACGGTGTTCGACCAGTCGACCGATGGCGAATGGCCGGTGCCGGGCATCCTGCCCGAGGGCGCAGCCCTGCCGCTTGGCCAGATGATCCCCGGTTTCCAGGAAGCCGTGCTGCAAATGCAGAAGGGCGGCACCTACGAAGTCTTTATCCCGTCAGAGCTTGGCTATGGCGACGAAGCGCAGGAGGGCTCGCCCATCCCGCCCGGATCGGATCTCTATTTCAACATTACACTCGTCGATTTCATGGCCGAGGAAGAGGCGCAACAGCGTTACATGACCATGATCCAGATGATGCAGCAGATGGAAGCCGAAGGCGCTGAGGGCGGTGAGGGTGGCGAGGCAAGCACTGCCGAATAA
- a CDS encoding DUF4153 domain-containing protein, translated as MTAGSEMERALPVEANFLEDWPQRPWVLAGLGLLAGLAVNLILEADGESALGAAAAAFCFFAFIAATFVLRPSRLAESAVFAIGLGLVMGGIAYFAADWSDTRAGTEFAFAAGVFFSLLAIPLFQANFHRKRWQTNYAETHFHVWTDAVSAGGAFAFVLLSWLVLWLLQALFSIVGIEFIEALIDTEGFPGAFMGAAFGGAMGVLRNQLGVLGTLQRVVMLVFALLAVPFAFALAIFLFILLTSGGGALWEATDSATPVLLTCAVAAFILTNAIIRDDDEARSSSKVMQTAALVLAACIFPLTVFAAISMGIRIDQHGLSPERIWALVAIVIATAYGLAYWVGLARGRMAGWSAHLRTANMRLAVASCAVAFVLAFPLFDFGAISTRDQIARLESGEVSVEEFDYSALRWDFGDAGRDALAVLAEGESELARLAQAAREQQSRPYDWLDEPPDRGVGTFVVYPSGSDLPPGLADTIRSDGVCRDSAACRVYLQDDGASAVALGDGCADLDEPASPDVQCGIDNEVFLRVDGGWRAAPRSQPDVSMSTEEEREALQRERDAIERGDVRIDRSQRRSIYIGGEEVGPTFEPPS; from the coding sequence ATGACCGCCGGTTCTGAAATGGAGCGGGCGCTCCCCGTCGAAGCGAACTTCCTCGAAGACTGGCCGCAGCGACCGTGGGTATTGGCGGGGCTGGGCCTGCTTGCCGGCCTTGCGGTCAATCTGATCCTTGAAGCCGATGGCGAGAGCGCATTGGGCGCAGCCGCCGCGGCGTTCTGCTTCTTCGCTTTTATCGCGGCGACGTTCGTCCTTCGCCCCTCGCGGCTGGCGGAGTCGGCCGTTTTCGCGATTGGGCTTGGCCTGGTCATGGGCGGCATCGCCTATTTCGCCGCCGACTGGTCGGACACGCGGGCGGGCACGGAATTTGCGTTCGCTGCGGGAGTTTTCTTTTCGCTGCTCGCCATTCCGCTGTTTCAGGCGAACTTCCATCGCAAGCGGTGGCAGACCAATTACGCCGAAACGCATTTCCACGTCTGGACCGATGCCGTCAGCGCGGGCGGCGCTTTCGCTTTTGTCCTTCTAAGCTGGCTGGTGCTGTGGCTGCTGCAAGCTTTGTTCAGCATTGTCGGTATAGAATTTATCGAAGCGCTCATCGATACGGAGGGCTTCCCCGGCGCATTCATGGGCGCAGCATTCGGCGGCGCGATGGGCGTGCTGCGCAACCAGCTTGGCGTATTGGGGACGTTGCAGCGCGTCGTCATGCTGGTGTTTGCCCTGCTGGCGGTGCCTTTCGCCTTTGCGCTTGCCATCTTCCTTTTCATCCTGCTGACATCGGGCGGAGGCGCGCTTTGGGAAGCGACCGATAGCGCAACGCCCGTGCTGCTGACCTGCGCTGTCGCGGCCTTCATTCTGACCAACGCCATCATCCGCGATGACGACGAGGCGCGCAGCTCCAGCAAGGTGATGCAGACCGCCGCGCTGGTGCTCGCCGCGTGCATCTTCCCGCTGACGGTGTTCGCCGCGATAAGCATGGGCATCCGCATCGACCAGCATGGGCTGTCGCCCGAACGCATCTGGGCGCTCGTCGCCATCGTGATCGCCACTGCCTATGGCCTTGCATACTGGGTCGGGCTCGCTCGCGGGCGTATGGCGGGCTGGAGCGCGCATCTGCGCACCGCCAACATGCGGCTGGCCGTGGCGAGCTGTGCGGTGGCGTTCGTACTGGCGTTCCCACTATTCGATTTCGGGGCAATCTCCACCCGAGACCAGATTGCCCGGCTCGAAAGCGGCGAGGTGAGCGTCGAAGAATTCGATTACTCCGCCTTGCGCTGGGATTTCGGCGATGCGGGCCGCGATGCGCTGGCAGTGCTGGCAGAGGGCGAAAGCGAGCTTGCCCGGTTGGCGCAGGCCGCGCGGGAGCAGCAGAGCAGGCCATACGACTGGTTGGACGAGCCCCCTGACAGAGGCGTCGGCACATTCGTCGTCTATCCGTCCGGATCGGATTTACCGCCGGGGCTTGCCGATACGATACGGTCCGATGGAGTCTGCCGTGACAGTGCAGCATGCCGCGTTTACCTTCAAGACGATGGCGCATCGGCGGTAGCCTTGGGCGATGGATGCGCGGACCTGGACGAGCCTGCAAGCCCGGACGTCCAGTGTGGCATCGACAACGAGGTATTCCTGCGGGTCGATGGAGGATGGCGTGCCGCTCCGCGCTCGCAACCGGATGTCTCGATGTCGACGGAGGAAGAGCGCGAGGCTCTCCAGCGTGAACGCGATGCAATCGAGCGAGGAGATGTGCGTATAGATCGATCGCAGCGCCGTTCGATTTATATCGGCGGCGAAGAGGTTGGACCCACGTTCGAACCGCCCTCGTAA
- the gatC gene encoding Asp-tRNA(Asn)/Glu-tRNA(Gln) amidotransferase subunit GatC, giving the protein MSVTREEVAKIAQLARIKMGEEDLDHLVPEFNNILTWVEQLGEVDTSGVEPMTAVIPQALRLRDDVVDADPKTGGGRQDDVLANAPVAEHGFYGVPKVIE; this is encoded by the coding sequence ATGTCCGTTACCCGAGAAGAAGTGGCGAAAATCGCCCAATTGGCGCGCATCAAGATGGGCGAGGAAGATCTCGACCACCTTGTGCCTGAATTCAACAATATCCTCACCTGGGTCGAGCAGCTGGGCGAAGTCGACACGTCCGGTGTCGAGCCCATGACTGCCGTCATCCCGCAAGCCCTGCGCCTGCGTGACGATGTGGTCGATGCCGATCCCAAGACCGGCGGCGGGCGGCAGGATGATGTGCTGGCCAATGCTCCGGTCGCGGAACATGGCTTCTACGGCGTGCCCAAGGTGATCGAGTGA
- the gatA gene encoding Asp-tRNA(Asn)/Glu-tRNA(Gln) amidotransferase subunit GatA: MTDITNLGVREIRDGVAAGDFSAREVAESFNAAVEAASELNAFIVTTPEKALEAADAVDAARAKGETLGSMAGVPIGMKDLFATDGVQTTAASHILEGFTPRYESTVSAKLWEAGCGMLGKLNLDQFAMGSSNETSYFGNVSSPWRKKGSNAAMSPGGSSGGSSAAVAARIAPAATGTDTGGSIRQPAAFTGICGIKPTYGRCSRWGVVAFASSLDQAGPMARSVEDCAIMLGAMAGFDPKDSTSLDAPVPNWFGGLNADLHGKKVGIPKEYRMEGTDQAILDSWDKGAEWLRDAGAEIVEVSLPHTKYALPAYYIVAPAEASSNLARYDGVRYGLRDLPEGAGLQDMYAATRAEGFGDEVKRRVMLGTYVLSAGFYDAYYTQAMKVRTLVQRDFDAAFEQCDVILAPTTPTPSFPLNSLNDDPLTMYLNDVFAVPASLAGLPAMSVPATVTEDGLPLGLQIVGRAMDEQGVLNAGLAIEQRAGFTAKPEKWW, from the coding sequence ATGACTGACATTACCAATCTCGGCGTCCGCGAAATTCGCGATGGCGTAGCTGCGGGCGATTTCTCCGCGCGCGAAGTGGCGGAAAGCTTCAATGCCGCCGTCGAAGCGGCGAGCGAGCTCAACGCTTTCATCGTCACCACACCGGAAAAGGCTCTGGAAGCCGCTGATGCGGTGGACGCTGCACGCGCCAAGGGCGAAACGCTCGGCTCCATGGCCGGCGTGCCGATCGGCATGAAGGATCTGTTCGCGACCGACGGTGTGCAGACCACTGCCGCGAGCCATATCCTCGAAGGCTTTACGCCGCGCTATGAAAGCACGGTTTCGGCCAAGCTGTGGGAAGCGGGCTGCGGCATGCTCGGCAAGCTCAACTTAGACCAGTTCGCGATGGGCTCCTCCAACGAGACGAGCTATTTCGGCAATGTCTCCTCACCCTGGCGCAAGAAGGGCAGCAATGCCGCGATGAGCCCGGGCGGTTCCTCGGGCGGCTCTTCCGCCGCCGTCGCCGCGCGTATCGCACCTGCCGCGACCGGTACCGACACCGGCGGTTCGATCCGCCAGCCCGCCGCTTTCACCGGTATTTGCGGGATCAAGCCGACCTATGGCCGTTGCTCGCGCTGGGGCGTCGTCGCCTTCGCAAGCTCTCTCGATCAGGCAGGGCCGATGGCGCGCTCGGTGGAAGATTGCGCGATCATGCTCGGCGCGATGGCAGGGTTCGATCCCAAGGATTCGACCAGCCTCGATGCGCCGGTGCCGAACTGGTTCGGTGGTCTCAATGCAGACCTGCACGGCAAGAAAGTCGGCATTCCCAAGGAATACCGGATGGAAGGCACCGACCAGGCGATCCTCGATAGCTGGGACAAGGGTGCCGAATGGCTGCGCGATGCCGGAGCAGAGATCGTCGAAGTCTCACTGCCGCACACCAAATATGCGCTGCCCGCCTATTATATCGTCGCTCCCGCCGAGGCATCGAGCAATCTCGCCCGCTATGACGGCGTGCGCTACGGCCTCCGCGACCTGCCCGAGGGTGCCGGCCTGCAGGACATGTACGCCGCCACCCGCGCCGAAGGCTTCGGGGACGAAGTAAAGCGCCGCGTGATGCTCGGCACCTATGTGCTCTCCGCAGGGTTCTACGATGCCTATTACACCCAGGCGATGAAAGTGCGCACGCTGGTGCAGCGCGATTTCGACGCGGCATTCGAGCAGTGCGACGTGATCCTCGCGCCGACAACGCCTACGCCGAGCTTCCCGCTCAACTCGCTCAACGACGATCCGCTGACGATGTATCTGAACGACGTGTTCGCGGTGCCTGCCTCGCTCGCGGGGCTTCCAGCGATGAGCGTTCCGGCGACGGTGACCGAAGACGGCCTGCCGCTGGGCTTGCAGATCGTGGGCCGCGCGATGGACGAGCAGGGCGTGCTGAACGCAGGCCTCGCAATCGAACAGCGCGCCGGGTTCACGGCAAAGCCGGAGAAGTGGTGGTAG
- a CDS encoding glutamyl-tRNA amidotransferase gives MNDSSITFVGIALILAVPATFMVADWVRKNVDHGEARFDENGKMIDDD, from the coding sequence GTGAACGATAGTTCGATAACCTTCGTCGGCATTGCACTGATACTCGCCGTGCCTGCTACATTCATGGTGGCGGATTGGGTGCGGAAGAATGTTGATCACGGCGAAGCGCGGTTCGACGAAAACGGGAAGATGATCGACGATGACTAA
- the gatB gene encoding Asp-tRNA(Asn)/Glu-tRNA(Gln) amidotransferase subunit GatB, whose protein sequence is MSNYRIQGATGEWEVLIGLEVHAQVTSNAKLFSGASTQFGAEPNSQVSLVDAAMPGMLPVPNRECVRQAVRTGMAIEAEIHKWSRFDRKNYFYADLPQGYQISQLYHPIVGEGALTILADEKAGIPEDKVIGIERIHIEQDAGKLMHDQHPTMSYVDLNRTGVALMEIVSRPDMTSPAEAGAYVRKLRSILRYVGSCDGNMEEGSMRADVNVSVRKVGSTELGTRTETKNVNSVRFVMQVIEFEANRQVDVLEEGGTVDQETRLFDPGTGTTRTMRSKEDAHDYRYFPDPDLLPLELDDAFLEECRASLPELPDAKRQRYENELGLTPYNARELTAEVETYARFETLLAETAKALGKPEADVATPVANWALSVAPGVMKSLGDEGDASNATAARQAAILKMQDAGEISGGQAKEIFEIVLREGREPDEIADTEGLKQVSDTGAIESAIDDILANNQDKVEQYKGGKDKLFGFFVGQTMKAMQGKANPAVVNQILKDKLG, encoded by the coding sequence ATGAGCAATTACAGAATTCAGGGCGCAACGGGCGAGTGGGAGGTCCTGATCGGCCTTGAAGTCCATGCGCAGGTCACTTCCAACGCCAAGCTGTTTTCCGGCGCGAGCACTCAGTTCGGCGCGGAGCCGAATTCGCAGGTGTCCCTCGTCGATGCTGCGATGCCGGGGATGCTTCCCGTACCCAATCGCGAATGCGTGCGGCAGGCGGTGCGCACCGGCATGGCGATTGAGGCGGAAATTCACAAATGGAGCCGTTTCGACCGCAAGAATTACTTCTATGCCGATCTTCCCCAGGGCTACCAGATCAGCCAGCTCTACCATCCCATCGTGGGCGAAGGCGCGCTGACGATCCTCGCTGATGAGAAGGCGGGAATTCCCGAAGACAAGGTCATTGGGATCGAGCGCATTCATATCGAGCAGGATGCGGGCAAGCTGATGCACGATCAGCACCCGACCATGTCCTACGTCGATCTCAACCGCACCGGTGTCGCGCTGATGGAAATCGTCAGCCGTCCGGACATGACTTCGCCCGCAGAAGCCGGCGCCTATGTCCGCAAGCTGCGTTCGATCCTGCGCTATGTCGGATCGTGCGATGGCAACATGGAAGAGGGTTCGATGCGCGCGGACGTGAACGTCTCGGTGCGCAAGGTCGGCTCGACCGAGCTTGGTACGCGGACCGAAACGAAGAACGTCAATTCGGTGCGTTTCGTGATGCAGGTCATCGAATTCGAAGCGAACCGCCAGGTCGATGTGCTCGAAGAAGGTGGCACGGTCGATCAGGAAACGCGCCTGTTCGATCCGGGCACTGGCACGACGCGCACGATGCGGAGCAAGGAAGACGCGCACGATTATCGCTACTTCCCCGATCCCGACTTGCTGCCGCTGGAACTGGACGATGCCTTCCTTGAGGAATGCCGCGCCAGCCTTCCCGAATTGCCCGATGCCAAGCGCCAGCGCTACGAAAACGAGCTGGGCCTGACACCGTACAACGCGCGCGAGTTGACGGCAGAGGTCGAAACCTACGCCCGCTTTGAAACGCTGCTTGCCGAGACCGCCAAGGCGCTGGGCAAGCCAGAGGCAGACGTCGCCACACCGGTTGCCAACTGGGCGCTCTCTGTCGCGCCGGGCGTGATGAAATCGCTCGGGGACGAGGGCGATGCCAGCAACGCTACCGCCGCGCGGCAGGCCGCTATCCTCAAGATGCAGGATGCGGGCGAGATTTCGGGCGGGCAGGCGAAGGAAATTTTCGAGATCGTTCTGAGAGAGGGCCGCGAGCCGGACGAAATCGCCGATACCGAAGGCCTGAAGCAGGTCAGCGATACGGGCGCCATCGAAAGTGCGATCGACGACATCCTCGCCAACAACCAGGACAAGGTCGAGCAGTACAAGGGTGGCAAGGACAAGCTCTTCGGCTTCTTCGTCGGCCAGACGATGAAGGCGATGCAGGGCAAGGCCAATCCGGCAGTCGTCAACCAGATCCTGAAAGACAAGCTCGGCTGA
- a CDS encoding tRNA (cytidine(34)-2'-O)-methyltransferase: MSSIVLVHPEIPGNTGAVGRTCVALDIELILIHPLGFVLSDARVKRSGLDYWQHVRLAEFSSWETFLADRAPRDDQLFLFEDDGERSFYEPDYPDDAYLVFGCETKGLPAAIRDAHKAREFFLPMRSQHIRSLNLANTVSAVAYQALRGSLST; this comes from the coding sequence GTGTCTTCAATTGTCCTCGTCCATCCGGAAATTCCCGGCAATACCGGCGCTGTCGGCCGGACCTGCGTCGCGCTCGATATCGAGCTGATACTGATCCATCCGCTCGGCTTTGTGCTTTCCGATGCGCGGGTGAAGCGCTCGGGCCTCGATTACTGGCAACATGTCAGGCTGGCGGAATTTTCGAGCTGGGAGACGTTCCTGGCTGACCGAGCCCCGCGCGATGACCAGCTGTTCCTGTTCGAGGATGATGGCGAGCGCAGCTTTTACGAACCCGACTATCCCGACGATGCCTATCTGGTGTTCGGCTGCGAGACCAAGGGCTTGCCCGCCGCCATCAGGGACGCACACAAGGCGCGCGAGTTTTTTCTGCCGATGCGCTCGCAGCACATCCGCTCGCTCAATCTCGCCAATACGGTGAGCGCGGTCGCCTATCAGGCCTTGAGAGGCTCGCTTTCGACATAG
- a CDS encoding ABC1 kinase family protein codes for MADDETDNHRSRKVPSSRAARMGAFGRLATGVAGGVLAEGAKRLARGERPRLRDAVMTPANAMRLADRLSHLRGAAMKMGQMISMDAGDMLPPELAQILARVREQADRMPPNQLRDVLDKEWGKGWLGRFEKFNPRPIAAASIGQVHRAVTKDGREIAIKVQYPGVKESIDADVDNVASLLKLSGLLPPELDIKPLLAEAKRQLHEEADYIREGEQMMLYRQRMEGSERFLVPAIAEEFSTERVLAMDFIPGRPIEEMESAPQDERDEAAADIIALVLRELFEFGVMQTDPNFANYRYQPDSGKLVLLDFGATRAVDPDVAASYRKLLAAGLDQNRDAVRKAALEAGFVSEGVITSQGDRLDTIIDIIITELNRDGPFDFGDRAFVSVIRDEGFEIAADKRAWHIPPVETLFVQRKISGTALLGARLKAKVDVRALVRPYVESEPLKA; via the coding sequence CAAGCGGCTCGCACGCGGTGAACGACCCCGGCTGCGCGATGCGGTGATGACTCCTGCCAATGCCATGCGGCTGGCCGATCGCCTCTCTCACCTTCGCGGTGCGGCGATGAAGATGGGTCAGATGATCAGCATGGATGCAGGCGATATGCTGCCGCCCGAACTCGCGCAGATCCTCGCCCGCGTGCGCGAACAGGCCGATCGAATGCCGCCAAACCAGCTGCGCGATGTGCTGGACAAGGAATGGGGCAAAGGCTGGCTCGGCCGCTTCGAGAAATTCAATCCCCGTCCCATCGCCGCTGCCAGCATCGGCCAGGTCCACCGCGCGGTGACCAAAGATGGCCGGGAAATCGCGATCAAGGTGCAATATCCGGGCGTGAAGGAAAGCATCGACGCCGATGTCGACAATGTCGCCTCGTTGCTGAAGCTCTCCGGCCTGTTGCCGCCCGAACTCGACATCAAGCCCCTGCTCGCCGAAGCAAAGCGCCAGCTTCACGAGGAAGCCGACTATATTCGCGAAGGCGAGCAGATGATGCTTTACCGCCAGCGGATGGAAGGCAGCGAACGGTTCCTTGTGCCTGCGATTGCCGAAGAATTCTCGACCGAGCGCGTACTGGCGATGGACTTCATCCCCGGCCGCCCGATCGAGGAAATGGAAAGCGCGCCGCAGGACGAGCGAGATGAGGCGGCAGCCGATATTATCGCGCTGGTGCTGCGCGAATTGTTCGAATTCGGCGTGATGCAAACCGATCCGAATTTCGCCAATTATCGCTACCAACCCGATTCCGGAAAATTGGTGCTACTCGATTTCGGTGCAACCCGTGCGGTCGATCCCGATGTGGCGGCAAGCTATCGCAAACTTCTCGCGGCAGGGCTCGATCAGAATCGCGACGCGGTGCGCAAGGCAGCGCTGGAAGCGGGCTTCGTCAGCGAAGGCGTAATCACATCGCAGGGCGATCGGCTCGATACGATCATCGATATCATCATCACGGAACTCAATCGCGACGGCCCCTTCGACTTCGGCGACCGGGCCTTTGTGTCCGTGATCCGTGATGAGGGTTTCGAGATCGCCGCCGACAAGCGCGCATGGCATATTCCGCCAGTCGAAACACTGTTCGTCCAGCGCAAGATAAGCGGCACCGCCCTGCTCGGCGCGCGGTTGAAAGCAAAGGTCGACGTGCGCGCACTGGTGCGCCCCTATGTCGAAAGCGAGCCTCTCAAGGCCTGA